CTTTATCTTGAATCGCATGTCCAACTTCATGGGCTGCAACCGCTACACCGGCAACTGAATGGCCGTGATAGTTATCAGATGATAAACGCACCGTTTTATCCCTTGGGTCATAATGGTCCGAAAGCATTCCAGGTGTCTCTTCGACCCTGACATTGAACAGTCCATTTTGGTCCAAGATGGCCCGGGCCGTCTCAGCACCATTCATGCCAGAAGAGGCCGATACCTTTGAATATTTTTTATACGTGCTTTTCACTTTCATTTGTGCATAAATCGGGATTAAAATGATAATCGCCAAATAAATGAAATACATGGTATCCTCCTATAACTATTATTACTCTTAATTCTATGGAATGAAGGCAACCGTGTCAAATATAGTGTTCTCTTCCCGTGTCTTTTTAATCATTATGTTCTTTCCTTGGTTTTTCCCTATCACCTTTATATTTTCTCCAACCTACATAAGAAAGCGTCATGATAATGATTGAGCCTGTCGATATGATGACCCACCAAAGGGAAGGATCTGTGTCATCTTCCCCCATTTCATCAAAGATGGTGCTCAGTTCGTTTTGCAACGCATCCAGTTCCTTTTGACTTTCTCCATCACTGATTACCTCCGGACGGTATTGGTTGATGTATTGGATCCTCGTGTCCAGTTGCTGCATCGTTTCTTTAGAAAGGTCGACTTTCAAGCTTGGATATATCATTTCATATTGTGATAGGAATAAGTTCAATTGGCTATTGAATGTAATTGTGTCTTGATTGATCGCGGCGTTCTTTGTTTGCTGGAAAGAATTCATCATTTGATCTTCCATCTCTGTCCAAAGGGGCTGATGGGTAGACTTGACCGCATCAACAACAAGCCGGAACTTTGTAACAGAATTAACCTTTTCGGAATCTCCCTTGTTCATATCCTTTATTGTCATCAAGGCCTCATTATGAGCTACAGTGATAATTCGAAGTTCGTCCATGTCAAGGATCTGCTCTTTTGCTGTCTCTTTTAAAAACCGGTCAGAAAAAAACGTCAGCATCTTTTCCGAATCTCCATATCGCTTCAACTTGGTCATTTCCAAGGCTCTATCGGAAATGTCATCTAATTGCTCCAAACTTGAAGAGGATTCTGCATAGACAGGGAAATGTAAGACGACAAATAAAACAGCAATGGTTAATATGAATTTTTTCAACATGCTACTCGTCCCTCCTCATATCTCTACTAAAACGATATGAAAGAAAAAACATGAGTAGACCTCGTTCAACATAAAAAAGTTACCCCTGCTTTTACAAAGCTGTATTTAGAGTTAACTTTTTAAGGGAAGGATAGAGTGATACGCTTATTTCTATATCCAAAGTACCAGCCGACAAAAATGGAAAGTATGCTGAGCCAAAAAGTGAAATAACCTATCGAATTCATATATACCAATAAATCACGGTATATTGGCATCATTTCAAAAACATAATCGATTATGTCATTATGTATGGTCCAAATCCCTGCCACTATCATATGCCAAGGTTTTATTCGATAAAATGGTGCATATAATATACCTTGAATCGCCATCCCCAAATGAGAAGCCATTAACATGTAACCTTCCCATGGCAATGAACCTGTTGTCACGTAGGTCATCAAATTCATTACAACTGCCCATATGCCGTATTTGAATAGTGTCATTATCGCCAATGCTTCCATAAGTCCGAAATTCCTTCTTAATAGGAAACCCGTTAAAACAAATACAAAAAACAGGCTGGCAGTCGGGCTATCCGGTACAAATGCCAAAAAAATCGCTGGAGTGTTTTCCAATTGACTACCGTACCAATAATATCCATAGGCTGTTCCGAATATATTTATTAATAATAACAAAACGAGCATTTGCCGATTTGCAAGCCAACTGTAGATAACATTCATTCTTTTACCCTCACTTACATTCTCATGTATACTCATTTTACAGGCCATCAACCAGAAAACCAAGTATTCATTTCAATTTCTTCTCATTAACGCTTCAATTTACCAATAAAAAAGCCGACAACCGTGGTCGTCAGCTTCTTTTACAACATATGAAAGAAAATCTGTTGATGGCTATATTATTTTGTCGATAAACCTGATACAAATTCAGCCAATGTTTTCAATTCTTCATCTGTACCTTTGAACATGCCAGCTGGCATGGCGCCCTGGCCTTTGACTGCGATCTTAGAGATTTCCTCTGGCTTTAAACCAGTGTCAATTAAGCTTGGCGCTCCTGCTCCACCAGTTAATTCTGCTCCATGACAGCTGATACACCCATTAGAATCCATCAATTTATACCCATCGCTCTCTTTATCAATATCTGCACCTTCCACGATCGCTCCTTGCTTCTTGGAAGCTTCCCAATCGTGATGGGCTGCGGATTCCCATGTTAAATAGAAAACGCCGGCCATTGCCAATAACATGAAGCCTACAGCAAAAGGACGTTTCGCCGGGCTCCGCTCTGTACCACGATCCAGAAAAGGTGCCAAAAGCAATGCCCCGAAAGCCAAACCAGGTATTACCATGGACCCGATTGCATTATAAGGACCTGAAGCATAGGTATACTTAAGTAATTGGTAAAGGAATAGGAAATACCAGTCCGGCAGCGGAATATACCCTGTATCTGTAGGATCTGCTATCCTTTCCAATGGTGACGGATGCGCGATTGTCAGGCAAAGATAACCTACAAGAAATACAGCTCCTACCATCCATTCTTTTAAAAGGAAATTAGGCCAAAATGCTTCAGTTTTCCCAGGATATTCTGAATAATCTTTCGGAATATTCGGTTTACGGTCCGCGGAGATACGCGAGTCACCTACGAATTTCATA
This sequence is a window from Brevibacillus sp. JNUCC-41. Protein-coding genes within it:
- a CDS encoding DUF1405 domain-containing protein; the protein is MNVIYSWLANRQMLVLLLLINIFGTAYGYYWYGSQLENTPAIFLAFVPDSPTASLFFVFVLTGFLLRRNFGLMEALAIMTLFKYGIWAVVMNLMTYVTTGSLPWEGYMLMASHLGMAIQGILYAPFYRIKPWHMIVAGIWTIHNDIIDYVFEMMPIYRDLLVYMNSIGYFTFWLSILSIFVGWYFGYRNKRITLSFP
- a CDS encoding menaquinol-cytochrome c reductase cytochrome b/c subunit; protein product: MHRGKGMKFVGDSRISADRKPNIPKDYSEYPGKTEAFWPNFLLKEWMVGAVFLVGYLCLTIAHPSPLERIADPTDTGYIPLPDWYFLFLYQLLKYTYASGPYNAIGSMVIPGLAFGALLLAPFLDRGTERSPAKRPFAVGFMLLAMAGVFYLTWESAAHHDWEASKKQGAIVEGADIDKESDGYKLMDSNGCISCHGAELTGGAGAPSLIDTGLKPEEISKIAVKGQGAMPAGMFKGTDEELKTLAEFVSGLSTK
- the ypjB gene encoding sporulation protein YpjB, whose product is MLKKFILTIAVLFVVLHFPVYAESSSSLEQLDDISDRALEMTKLKRYGDSEKMLTFFSDRFLKETAKEQILDMDELRIITVAHNEALMTIKDMNKGDSEKVNSVTKFRLVVDAVKSTHQPLWTEMEDQMMNSFQQTKNAAINQDTITFNSQLNLFLSQYEMIYPSLKVDLSKETMQQLDTRIQYINQYRPEVISDGESQKELDALQNELSTIFDEMGEDDTDPSLWWVIISTGSIIIMTLSYVGWRKYKGDREKPRKEHND